In the Eptesicus fuscus isolate TK198812 chromosome 12, DD_ASM_mEF_20220401, whole genome shotgun sequence genome, one interval contains:
- the CNDP2 gene encoding cytosolic non-specific dipeptidase: MSVLATLFKYVDENQDRYIKKLAEWVAIQSVSAWPEKRGEIKKMMEVAAADIKQLGGSVELVDIGKQKLPDGSEIPLPPILLGKLGSDPQKKTVCIYGHLDVQPAALEDGWDSEPFTLVERDGKLYGRGSTDDKGPVAGWMNALEAFQKTSQEIPVNIRFCLEGMEESGSEGLDELIFAQKDTFFKDVDYVCISDNYWLGKKKPCITYGLRGICYFFIEVECSDKDLHSGVYGGSVHEAMTDLITLMGCLVDRKGKILIPGISEAVAPVTEEELKLYDQIDFDLEEYAKDVGAQTLLHSCKKDILMHRWRYPSLSLHGIEGAFSGSGAKTVIPRKVVGKFSIRLVPNMAPEVVSEQVTKYLTKKFAELQSPNKFKVYMGHGGKPWVSDFNHPHYMAGRRALKTVFGVEPDLTREGGSIPVTLTFQEATGKNVMLLPVGSADDGAHSQNEKLNRHNYIEGTKMLAAYLYEVSQLKN, encoded by the exons AAGCTTGCGGAATGGGTGGCCATCCAGAGCGTATCTGCGTGGCCCGAGAAGAGAGGGGAAATCAAAAAGATGATGGAAGTGGCCGCTGCGGATATCAAGCAGTTGGGCGGCTCCGTGGAACTGGTGGATATTGGAAAACAGAAG CTCCCCGATGGCTCAGAGATACCACTTCCTCCCATTTTACTTGGCAAGCTGGGCTCCGACCCCCAGAAGAAGACAGTGTGCATCTACGGCCACCTGGACGTGCAGCCGGcagccctggaggatggctgggaCAGTGAGCCCTTCACCCTGGTGGAGCGAGACG GCAAACTGTACGGGAGAGGTTCGACTGATGACAAGGGGCCAGTGGCCGGCTGGATGAATGCCCTGGAAGCCTTTCAGAAAACAAGTCAA GAAATCCCTGTTAACATCCGATTCTGTCTGGAGGGCATGGAGGAGTCGGGCTCCGAGGGCCTGGATGAGCTGATTTTTGCCCAAAAGGACACCTTCTTTAAAGACGTGGACTACGTCTGCATTTCTGACAACTACTGGCTGGGGAAGAAGAAGCCCTGCATCACCTACGGCCTCAGGGGCATCTGCTACTTTTTCATCGAG GTGGAATGCAGTGACAAAGACCTGCACTCTGGGGTGTACGGGGGCTCAGTGCACGAGGCCATGACGGATCTCATTACGCTGATGG GCTGCTTGGTGGACAGGAAGGGGAAGATCCTCATCCCCGGCATCAGCGAGGCTGTGGCACCTGTGACGGAGGAGGAGCTGAAGCTCTACGACCAGATTGACTTTGACCTGGAGGAGTACGCCAAGGACGTGGGAGCACAAACCCTGCTGCACAGCTGCAAG AAAGACATCCTGATGCACAGATGGCGGTACCCGTCCCTCTCCCTCCACGGGATCGAAGGTGCCTTCTCCGGCTCAGGGGCCAAGACCGTGATTCCTAGGAAAGTGGTTGGCAAGTTCTCCATCAGGCTCGTGCCCAACATGGCTCCTGAGGTTGTCAGCGAGCAG GTTACAAAGTACTTGACAAAGAAGTTTGCTGAACTGCAGAGCCCCAACAAATTCAAGGTGTACATGGGCCATGGCGGGAAGCCCTGGGTGTCTGACTTCAACCACCCTCATTACATGGCTGGGAGAAGAGCCCTGAAAACAG TGTTTGGTGTTGAGCCGGACTTAACCAGGGAAGGTGGCAGTATTCCTGTGACTTTGACTTTTCAGGAGGCCACAGGCAAGAATGTCATGCTGTTGCCCGTGGGGTCCGCTGATGATGGCGCCCACTCCCAGAATGAAAAGCTCAACAG GCACAACTACATAGAAGGAACCAAAATGCTGGCTGCGTATCTGTATGAAGTGTCTCAGCTGAAGAACTGA